CATGATCGTCGTAGGCATGGTCGCCGCACTGATGATCATTGCCCTGCCAGGATTCTTGAGGGCTCGTGAGAAATCGCGCCAGACTGCCTGCCAGGACAATCTCCTGAGGATCGATGGCGCGATTCAGCAGTACATCATCGAAACATCCACGCCCGGATTCATCGACCTTGGCCCCATGTGGCCTTCTGAATTCGTTGGTACGGCAAGCTATATTCGCTCGATGCCACGCTGTCCCTCACAGGGAACCTACACAGTTACCTACGCGGATGCTTACCAGCCAGTCGTTTGCAGTTACCAGAACGAGGAGTTTCCCCACGTTCTGGAGCAGGTTCAGAATGATGAGAGCAACGGCTCGTAGCTGTGTTTTCTCCTCCAACTCATTCAGTTTCTCCTTGGCCTTGTAAACCTTCCCCGCGCTAGGCTTTCCCATCATGGGAACGCGAAAGAAACAACAATCCTCCTCCGATATTTCCAGCCCGCCGGGTCTCTTTGGCACCCTGTGGCGTCTTGTTATTGTCGGTGTGCTGCTCTTCGGATTGGCAGGTGTCAGCGGTTACGCGACCGTCCGATATCTGATCCAGCAGCCGGAGCTGCAGGCGCCCGATCTCCTGACTCTGGATTTACGCCAGGCAACTGTTCATGCCTCGCAGCTTGGATTCTCGACCCGGATCGCCGGAGAGGAGAGCAGCGAGGTGCTTGACGAGGGCTTCGTCCTGGCCCAGCGCCCCAGCCCCGGAACCTGGGTGAAGCCGGGGTCGACGATACTGCTCACGATTGCCCGCTAAACCCGATTTTCTTCCTGAAATACCGAGCAAACACGCATTTTTGGCTTGTCAAGCCAAGGGGCTTTCTCCGAAGCTCTCCCGCCCCTGGATGCGGCGCACATCGCGCTGCCCCTTGAATACAGCGAATACGCAGAGCAACAACGCGCAGGAGATATCGACCGATGGCAAAAAAAGGCAACCGCGTCCAAGTGATTCTTGAGTGCACCGAGTCGCGGAATTCGGACGTCCCGGGCGTTTCCCGGTACGTGACCATCAAGAACCGCAAGAATACGAC
This genomic window from bacterium contains:
- a CDS encoding type II secretion system GspH family protein produces the protein MKSRHKRRGFTLLEIMIVVGMVAALMIIALPGFLRAREKSRQTACQDNLLRIDGAIQQYIIETSTPGFIDLGPMWPSEFVGTASYIRSMPRCPSQGTYTVTYADAYQPVVCSYQNEEFPHVLEQVQNDESNGS
- a CDS encoding PASTA domain-containing protein; this translates as MGTRKKQQSSSDISSPPGLFGTLWRLVIVGVLLFGLAGVSGYATVRYLIQQPELQAPDLLTLDLRQATVHASQLGFSTRIAGEESSEVLDEGFVLAQRPSPGTWVKPGSTILLTIAR
- the rpmG gene encoding 50S ribosomal protein L33 encodes the protein MAKKGNRVQVILECTESRNSDVPGVSRYVTIKNRKNTTARLELKKYNKFLKRHTVHREVK